Proteins encoded together in one Planctopirus ephydatiae window:
- a CDS encoding Spy/CpxP family protein refolding chaperone, whose protein sequence is MLKIEQVLKSAGRVAVAVAAVSCLWISTASAQPPAGGQRGGFPGGMGGGMGGGSMGLLMMPEVQTELKITDDQKTKFRETMQGMREGMGNLRDMSREEREKAMTEQTKKMTDSVKSILTPEQFTRLEQLQVQRAGVEALMIPTVAEKLALTADQKTKLEEIRTASRPNLEAMRDMSREERTKMMEEMRTKRTEAQAKMMEVLTAEQKTKLEELKGASFTFPENPGFGGRGGAPGQPGQRGQGRPGNRPAPTTPAADDL, encoded by the coding sequence ATGTTGAAGATTGAACAAGTTCTGAAGTCAGCGGGCCGCGTTGCCGTAGCAGTGGCTGCCGTGAGCTGTCTGTGGATTTCCACAGCTTCAGCACAGCCTCCTGCCGGTGGTCAGCGTGGCGGTTTTCCAGGTGGCATGGGTGGGGGAATGGGTGGAGGCTCGATGGGTCTGCTCATGATGCCGGAAGTTCAGACCGAACTGAAGATCACTGATGACCAGAAGACCAAATTCCGTGAAACGATGCAGGGGATGCGGGAAGGCATGGGAAATCTTCGCGATATGAGCCGCGAAGAACGCGAAAAGGCCATGACTGAACAGACCAAAAAGATGACGGATTCTGTCAAGTCGATCCTCACACCCGAGCAGTTCACCCGCCTCGAACAACTTCAGGTTCAGCGTGCTGGAGTTGAAGCCCTCATGATTCCAACAGTTGCTGAAAAGCTGGCACTGACTGCTGACCAAAAAACCAAGCTCGAGGAAATTCGCACCGCATCGCGTCCTAACCTCGAAGCCATGCGCGATATGAGTCGCGAAGAACGCACCAAAATGATGGAAGAAATGCGTACCAAACGCACAGAAGCTCAGGCCAAAATGATGGAAGTTCTCACAGCCGAGCAGAAGACAAAACTCGAAGAGCTTAAGGGCGCTTCATTCACCTTCCCCGAAAACCCTGGTTTTGGTGGTCGTGGTGGTGCACCCGGACAGCCAGGTCAGCGTGGTCAGGGTCGTCCCGGTAATCGGCCAGCCCCTACGACACCAGCCGCTGATGATCTCTAA
- a CDS encoding TetR/AcrR family transcriptional regulator, whose translation MNSPTKPGRPANPNLRKQREEEILRAAAILFAEKGYAPTDLQELAQRLGVGKGTVYRYFPTKQDLFLATVKHEITRFTTTLESMVPRDAPLIEQMSLVIEAYLQFFQQNPDVVELMVIERSHFKHRRPTYFDLENDPSCARWDALVSALIEQGVLRSMPLDKVRRVVGDLIYGTMFSNYMAGRVASPQEQAREIMDVLYGGLLTAEGWEVWRAHMNTGRSSGRQDEIEQPVNSTAAPTRS comes from the coding sequence ATGAACTCACCCACCAAGCCCGGCCGCCCCGCGAATCCCAACTTGCGCAAGCAGCGCGAAGAGGAGATTCTTCGGGCGGCGGCCATTCTCTTCGCGGAAAAAGGATACGCGCCGACCGATTTACAGGAACTCGCTCAGCGGTTGGGTGTCGGTAAGGGGACGGTCTACCGCTACTTCCCAACGAAGCAGGACCTTTTTCTCGCTACGGTGAAGCATGAAATTACGAGATTCACAACGACCCTCGAAAGCATGGTACCACGCGATGCTCCTCTCATTGAGCAGATGTCCCTCGTCATTGAAGCTTACTTGCAGTTCTTTCAGCAGAATCCGGATGTCGTCGAACTGATGGTGATTGAAAGATCACACTTCAAGCATCGACGTCCCACGTACTTCGATCTCGAAAACGATCCTTCGTGTGCCCGGTGGGATGCGCTGGTCTCGGCACTGATTGAACAGGGTGTTCTGCGATCCATGCCACTCGACAAAGTTCGGCGGGTCGTGGGAGATCTGATCTACGGCACCATGTTCTCAAATTATATGGCAGGGCGAGTTGCCAGTCCCCAGGAGCAGGCCCGTGAGATTATGGATGTGCTTTATGGTGGCTTACTGACAGCCGAGGGATGGGAAGTCTGGAGAGCGCACATGAATACTGGCCGCTCGTCAGGTCGCCAGGACGAAATCGAACAACCCGTGAATTCAACGGCAGCTCCAACAAGAAGTTAA
- a CDS encoding efflux RND transporter periplasmic adaptor subunit, which translates to MTATAQITDPNPPPSTIHPATPAKPGSSLTQVIVIVLSLAVVSLVGYWVWREKFASGKTTTPRDSQASLATQETGLSEGESTVQVAASAGLTPEEVAKQAFKAKPAVIVTTSPAQVANVQRMLKAVGSLEGFEEISLSPQVGGRILAIHKEVGDLVAPGDLLMEIDPQDALLTVKECQSALNLELSKLGLKEPPGQDFDVEAVPAVQKAMLLELNSLRTLERVRQLASQKVTTQDDLERAETNYEVAKVEARQQRLLAGETIAAIRQKIALLKTAEKRLQDTRVVVPTLTCLEGDVKVPCSPQLTVAERHASEGENVVVTQISPVFLLVIEHPLKLKVSLPERVMGQVKTGQKVRVTIEAYPGEVFTGEVKRVNPTIQRSSRTFEIEVAIPNEDRRLKSGSFAVAQILTDHRPTAVVVPESAIVRFAGVVKLFKVTPQKTVREVLVTLGERIEQQVDGKSVPYVEVTGDLQPGDSVVTSGQSQLVDGISIELRGPAPGQPAESQERAASNAKSEATAAPAKGAHQ; encoded by the coding sequence GTGACCGCGACAGCCCAGATCACCGATCCGAATCCTCCGCCATCTACGATTCACCCGGCAACTCCCGCAAAGCCGGGATCGTCTCTGACCCAGGTCATCGTGATCGTTCTGTCGCTGGCTGTCGTCTCGCTGGTGGGATACTGGGTTTGGCGAGAAAAGTTTGCGTCGGGAAAGACGACAACTCCACGGGATTCTCAAGCGTCATTGGCGACTCAAGAAACCGGCCTCAGTGAAGGGGAAAGTACTGTCCAGGTGGCAGCATCTGCAGGATTGACCCCGGAGGAGGTGGCCAAGCAGGCTTTCAAGGCCAAGCCAGCCGTGATCGTCACGACCAGCCCCGCCCAGGTCGCCAATGTGCAGCGGATGCTCAAAGCCGTGGGCTCCCTTGAAGGATTTGAAGAAATCAGTCTCAGTCCGCAAGTGGGTGGGCGAATCCTGGCCATCCATAAAGAAGTAGGTGATCTCGTCGCACCGGGTGATCTGCTCATGGAGATCGATCCCCAGGATGCCCTGCTGACTGTCAAAGAATGCCAGAGTGCTTTAAATCTGGAGCTCTCGAAACTGGGTTTGAAGGAACCGCCGGGGCAAGACTTTGATGTGGAAGCAGTTCCAGCCGTGCAGAAGGCGATGCTGCTTGAACTGAATTCCCTTCGCACTTTGGAGCGAGTGCGACAACTCGCCTCTCAAAAAGTCACCACTCAGGATGATTTGGAAAGAGCCGAAACGAATTATGAAGTGGCCAAGGTCGAGGCTCGCCAGCAACGCTTGCTGGCTGGAGAAACGATAGCAGCGATTCGCCAGAAAATCGCACTTCTAAAAACAGCTGAAAAGCGACTGCAAGATACGCGGGTGGTGGTCCCGACACTGACCTGCCTCGAAGGTGATGTCAAAGTTCCCTGTTCACCACAATTGACCGTGGCCGAGCGTCATGCTTCGGAGGGTGAAAATGTTGTCGTGACTCAGATTTCCCCCGTCTTTCTGCTGGTGATCGAACATCCTCTGAAGCTGAAAGTGTCGCTTCCTGAAAGAGTGATGGGACAGGTCAAGACCGGGCAAAAGGTACGGGTGACGATTGAAGCCTACCCTGGTGAAGTCTTTACCGGCGAGGTGAAACGCGTGAACCCGACCATTCAGAGAAGCAGCCGGACATTTGAAATTGAAGTGGCAATTCCCAATGAGGATCGCCGCCTGAAATCGGGATCATTTGCCGTTGCTCAGATTCTGACCGATCACCGCCCGACGGCTGTCGTGGTTCCTGAATCAGCGATTGTGAGGTTTGCCGGGGTGGTCAAGCTTTTCAAAGTGACGCCGCAAAAAACAGTGCGGGAAGTTCTCGTGACTCTTGGCGAACGCATCGAGCAGCAGGTTGATGGCAAAAGCGTTCCTTATGTGGAAGTGACGGGTGATCTTCAGCCAGGTGACTCGGTCGTCACCTCAGGTCAATCACAATTGGTCGATGGCATATCGATTGAATTGCGAGGCCCCGCACCTGGGCAGCCAGCTGAAAGTCAGGAAAGGGCTGCATCGAATGC